GGGATGCCCTTCCGTCATCATCGATTACCTGCTGCCATTTTTCTTTGTCAAGAACCTCATCGGCCAATGGCGCAATACGGGCGATAAGTCCTGCGAATTTGGCTTCGGAAAGCTTGGGCGTCGCCGTTTCGTATTCACTGTCAATTAATTGAACGGTTACAATTTTGTTCAGCTCTTTGGCTATTTTATTCAGCTCAACACCTATTTGTGCTTGATGTTCTGAAGCTAATTTGCGCCCAATCTGAATAAATACCGGATAGAGATATTCGTTTAATAATTCATTTTTCTGGCGTCCGGATATTTTATTTTTCATGTCCTCGTTTAAGCCGCCCCCGCCGGTAAAACCGTTATTTTGGGCTTCGCTTTGGTAAAGAGCGACGGTCGTTTCATTTTCCCAGAATTTCCGACAATAACTGTCAACTTCTTCCATAATTTTTTGTTCTAATTCTTCGGGGGTTTGAGCCTGCCTGGTGATTTTTAACAATCGCTCGTACCAATCTTTGGCGCTGCGTTTCATGCCCGGTTCACGAAGGTAGTAAAGCCGATAAGCCTCGGTGTAAATATCTTCTCGCCCGCTCCATGCTTCGGTTGCAAATTTGTTTAATGCATAGTCGATGCAAAAAACACCGACTGATCCCAATTGTAGGAATGCCGAGCCGAATTTGGAAACACCGAAGTATGAAAGGTTTTTAATAAGGTTGGTATGGAGTGCAACGCTGTCGCCTTTTTGGTAATCAACGGCAGCCTGCGCGATTGCCGCTAAAAGCCCGATATTGGTTACCGCATTGCTTAAGCCGTTAATTAATTCGGTTGTGTAAATAGCTGTGTTGAGTGTGGTAAGCCCCGCCCCCGAAATACTGAGCCAATCCCCGACAACGCTGCTCCCCAGTTCAAGGGCAGATGGGCCGGGAGACATGCCGTTACTAACAGCTTCATCAATTACTCTTTGGATATCAGCAAGGCTGTGGACTCCAATGACAGCAAGTGAGGGGATTGTAAAATCAACATAGGCCGCTCGGGTATATTCTTTTTTGATTTCAAAACAGCCATAGAGTGAAAGATGGTCGGTTGTAATAATAACGGTTCCCGCTTGCGCGTCAACTTCAAAAGAAACCGGTTCCCACTCACCGGTAGCTTCATTAAAGTAGCAGGCTCCGATATCTTTTGTGGGGTCGGTTTCGGGGTCCAGCTGTGATTTATCAAAAGGAATAACAACCGTCATTACCCCGGATAATTTTTCGGTGGTATCGATTTTAAAATCAAAGGCCGTAACCGGCGCTTCGTCGTTTATAAACAAGTTTTCAACCGGGGTGATAATTACGTCGGCTTTACTATCCAAACATATCGGTGATATTTCAAGCGAAGCCCCTTCGTAGTCAACTTTAAGATTTTCACCGGTAAACGTTCCGGCAATTTCGCCGTTCGGTTTGACAGGAGATTGCGTTGTTGTCGATTTTGTAGAGGTTGCCGTGGTTTTAGACGATGTAGTGGCTGTAGAGGATGTCGTGGCAGTTGTTGTTTTGGATGTTGTCGTTTTTGTACCGGAAGAAATCAAGAAATCATCTTTACAAGCAGGCAGCATCGTCGCCACAAAAACAATTAAAATAAGGAAAGAAATGAATCGTAAGGCGTCGTTCTTAAAGGGTTGTTTACTCATGGCGGCGGTACCTCCTTTAACTATCACGCTTATTGCAAAGTGTGCGAGTAAAAACAGGTGCCGATGTTCCGGGTAATCCTCAAGCACCGTTTAATCTATTATTCGCTTGAGCCCAGTATAATCTATCTTTTGGCCGAATGTCAATACTTTACGAGCATTATAAAGCTTGGATTAGCTCGATTTTGAATGAATAAAAGAAAGGTTTGTTTTGGCGGTTTCCCATTCTGTGCCGGGCAGCTCCATTAAGATAAAGGTGTGTTCTGCCGTCTTTTTCTTGCCGCAGTGGTTAAAACCGCACTTCAAAAAGCAGTTTTGTGCCCGAATATTCCATTCGAGTGTTTTTAAGTGGACCCTTTTGAGGTTATATTTACCGAAAGTATAGTCTATCAACAAAACCAGGGCTTCTTTTCCGTAGCCCTTATCCCAGTAATCGCGGTTACCGATTAGGATGCCGATTTCGGCTTCGCGTCTGAACCGATTAACATTATAATATGCGCAGTTTCCGATGTGCTCCCCGTTATGTGTTTCAATAGAAAACTCGTGCTTTACAAGCGGGGATAATTGCAACTCGCTGACATATAAAAATACGTATTCGTTAAAGGGCATTGTAAGCGGCTGGCAGGCGTCCAGTTTTGCCAGTTCCGGATCCGTTTTCCATTTGTAATCGTTAATGGCGTCGTCCGGTTTTTTCTCGCGCAGTATAACACGCATATTACGAAACATTATTCCTCCAAATCCGTCCAACGGAAAGAGCCGGGGTGAGTCACGATATCAATATCATCAAGCGCATGCTGAGCTGCCTCTCTAACGGTTTCGCCTTCGTCTTCCAAACAGGCTTTAAGGTATTCTTGAGCTTCTTCTCCGCCGATTTTTCCCAATGCGATAATAGCCGCTAACCGAACATTGATATCATTATCTTCTGCGGCTTCAATCAGATAGGGGACAGCCGTGTCTTCTGCAAGTTCTCCGCAAGCACCGGCCGCTTCGTATCTTAATTCGGCAATCGGGGCGGAAAGCTCTCTGATTAAATCGTTAATCCAATCAATTTTACAATTTCTGCCCATGGCATAGAGTGCGCTGGCTTTTAGTTTGATATCGTCACTGTTATAGGCTTCGGTAATTGCCTGTTCGACACGCGGCAAGCTTAAGGGGGCAACCGCTTCTAAGGCACGCCTTTTTAATTCCATGTCGTTATTTTCAGCATACGTTTCCAATAAAGTTTTACATAATATCGGCATGTAATCAGGAGCCAGCTTTTTGTTTTCCGCCAGCATAGCAAATTTACCGAGCGCCATCGTAGAAGCGCGCCTTACTTCCAATGAAGGGTCGGTTTGCATCAATTTAATAAAGGGCTTAATAAGCGATGAATCTTCGCTTTCCCAGAGGCCTTCAATTGCTTTAGTACGAATTTCGGGTTCCGGGTCATATAAGCGGTGTCTGAAAATTGCATCGAAGTTAACTTCCGTTAAGTCCTCTGCCATTTCCGTAAGGCGATTTATTATTTGCAGTTTTCTTTCCGGGTTAAGCGTTTGCCATACCTGGTCGAAAAAAACGAGGTCGCTTGCTTTAATATCGGTTAATTCAACCAATTGTTTATTTATCGGCGGCTTTTCTTCATCCGCCAAATCATTTATTATTTGCCGAATATCATCCGAAGGCATATCTTTGGGATCCATGCTAATCTATATCCTCAATATCTTCTTCATCTTCATCATCGTCTTCACCGCTTTCCCAAATCGGTTCGGTAAAGTAGTCAATATATTCTTCCATTGCCTCTGCGGCCACCTGCTTCATCTGTTGGCGGGTCTCATGGGCAAAACGTGACAGTTCGTCTGTATTGATGTCGATTCCCAGTAATTCCTTGAGTACGTTAATGATTGCCAAGGCTGCCATTGGATTTTGCAGTTTGGAAGCATAAGACGGGACTTCGCCTAACAGGCAAACCCCATCCATAGCCCTTTCTTTGGCTACCCCCAAAAGCAGCCCGTTAAGGCCGGATATTTGTAAATTGCCGCCTTTTAATAAATTGCGAGCCGCCAATTCCTGGGCAAGATTTTCGTTGGTTCCAACCCCCCAAACGCGCGGTTGTTCGGTATGGTGTATCTGGGTCAGTGCCGCAGCGCAGGTATAAATCCTTTGTGCTTTGAATCTGGCTGCTACATCCAGCACACAATGGGCAAGTTCATAGCTTTTGGCTGCCGGTTGAGCATCCCCGATAAAAAGGATTAAATCGCTGCCCCCGTTTTTGTTTTTCCAGTAATAAAATCGGCTTTGGGGGAATTGAGGGTCTTCAATTAAATTATTGCGCACCAACACCCCAATCGGGTCAAAGAAATTGGCCGGCCTAACCTCCGCAAGGTCCTTTAAATCCAACTTGCGCGCAAAGTAGGTTGCCACAATCATTGCAACATTGCTGATTCCGGGCCACGCCGCCAGCACATTTGGGGCGTTTAATTTGGGGCGGGCAATTATTTTTACTAAGCCTGTTACCATTTAGTATACCTCCGCATTTAATAATGCCGGGTTGTATTTCTTGTTATTTTTTAGAAGATATCGATAAGCTTGGAATGTAAAGCGAAGGCGTACTAAGCGAGCCTCCGATCCATTTTGAGTCGTTACCGATGGCGGCAATATCTTTTAATACTTGGTAAATATTACCGGATACCATCGTATTTTTAACCCTTCCCGCTATTTTACCATTTTCTATTTTATATCCCAAAAGCACATTGCCGGCAAAATCGCCGCCCAAAACGTTGCCTTGTTCCGCTCCCATAACATAGTCGATAACAAGCCCTTCCTTAATATCCGCAAGCATTTCTTCAAAAGCGACATTTCCGGGCCGGATAACAAACACCGAGGCCGCGGCGGATGGTAATCTGCTTCCGCTGCGCTCGCCGTTTCCGGTGCTGTGCGTGTTGGCCAAAGCTGCCGTTTGTAGGTCGTAATAGAAAGCGACAGGCACCCCGTTTTCCGCCAGTGTAGTGCATTTAGTGGCAACCCCTTCATCATCAAAGGGGCGGCTGCCCGGGCAAAACGGGATTGTAGCGTTATCAAGAAGACATAGCTTACTGTCGAAAACGGCTTTCCCCAATTTATCGCTTATCGGGGAAGCGCCTTCGTATACATTTTTGCCGTTAAACGCCGAAATTAATGGTGAAACCAGTGCGCTGGCAACCCCGCTTGGGGTAAATATAACCGGCAGCGCCTTATCAGGGGCTTTGCCTTGTTCTTTTGCCCATTCCAATTGTCTGATAACAGCCGATGTAACCGGTTCGATATCGGTTAGAGGATGGCAGGAACTCTCGTCTTCACCGACAAACA
This Dehalococcoidales bacterium DNA region includes the following protein-coding sequences:
- a CDS encoding GNAT family N-acetyltransferase, which codes for MFRNMRVILREKKPDDAINDYKWKTDPELAKLDACQPLTMPFNEYVFLYVSELQLSPLVKHEFSIETHNGEHIGNCAYYNVNRFRREAEIGILIGNRDYWDKGYGKEALVLLIDYTFGKYNLKRVHLKTLEWNIRAQNCFLKCGFNHCGKKKTAEHTFILMELPGTEWETAKTNLSFIHSKSS
- a CDS encoding TldD/PmbA family protein; translation: MERILEEAKKVAEAAEVFMVSAEQTPIKFENNRLKSISSKQSQTIALRLIKNGKVGYSVTSDVNDIEMLVSSALATAEFGTTAKFEFPPAASYPQVEIYDPQIESVSAEDMIKLGEGMIETVRKDFPDVTCEGGVTKSITTVKIMNTSGGGGEYRKSIFGMGLEGTVIRDTDMLFVGEDESSCHPLTDIEPVTSAVIRQLEWAKEQGKAPDKALPVIFTPSGVASALVSPLISAFNGKNVYEGASPISDKLGKAVFDSKLCLLDNATIPFCPGSRPFDDEGVATKCTTLAENGVPVAFYYDLQTAALANTHSTGNGERSGSRLPSAAASVFVIRPGNVAFEEMLADIKEGLVIDYVMGAEQGNVLGGDFAGNVLLGYKIENGKIAGRVKNTMVSGNIYQVLKDIAAIGNDSKWIGGSLSTPSLYIPSLSISSKK
- a CDS encoding PAC2 family protein; translation: MVTGLVKIIARPKLNAPNVLAAWPGISNVAMIVATYFARKLDLKDLAEVRPANFFDPIGVLVRNNLIEDPQFPQSRFYYWKNKNGGSDLILFIGDAQPAAKSYELAHCVLDVAARFKAQRIYTCAAALTQIHHTEQPRVWGVGTNENLAQELAARNLLKGGNLQISGLNGLLLGVAKERAMDGVCLLGEVPSYASKLQNPMAALAIINVLKELLGIDINTDELSRFAHETRQQMKQVAAEAMEEYIDYFTEPIWESGEDDDEDEEDIEDID
- a CDS encoding HEAT repeat domain-containing protein; this translates as MDPKDMPSDDIRQIINDLADEEKPPINKQLVELTDIKASDLVFFDQVWQTLNPERKLQIINRLTEMAEDLTEVNFDAIFRHRLYDPEPEIRTKAIEGLWESEDSSLIKPFIKLMQTDPSLEVRRASTMALGKFAMLAENKKLAPDYMPILCKTLLETYAENNDMELKRRALEAVAPLSLPRVEQAITEAYNSDDIKLKASALYAMGRNCKIDWINDLIRELSAPIAELRYEAAGACGELAEDTAVPYLIEAAEDNDINVRLAAIIALGKIGGEEAQEYLKACLEDEGETVREAAQHALDDIDIVTHPGSFRWTDLEE